In a single window of the Cucurbita pepo subsp. pepo cultivar mu-cu-16 chromosome LG18, ASM280686v2, whole genome shotgun sequence genome:
- the LOC111780501 gene encoding beta-glucosidase 12-like isoform X3: MASKHTSNLLSLACMLVIVVVSKAAVEPSHPIDAVRRSSFPKGFVFGSSSSSYQYEGAAFKYGKGASIWDTYTHQHSEGKLSGGVNKEGIEYYNNLINELLAHGIKPYVTLFHWDLPQALQDEYQGFMDDRIINDFRDYAELCFEEFGDRVKHWITFNEQYIFIKNGYVFGHFAPGRCSSWQPFNCLGGDSATEPYIVGHNQILAHATAVKVYKTKFQAHQKGEIGVTLYSNWFVPYSDAKADKEATSRALDFSLGWFLHPLVYGDYPTSMRTLVKERLPKFTNEQRILISNSYDFIGINYYTANYAKFDPNATSANTSYVNDIRATLTRDRDGVSIGPKVNVSSWLAAYPVGLKKLMIFIKNVYKNPVIYITENGSPDFYSLKVDELIKDVVRVKYFHDHLKNLHESINAGVRVKGYFAWSLLDVFEWSRGFTIRFGVVYIDYKNGLKRIPKDSAKWFRNFLST, translated from the exons ATGGCTTCCAAGCATACCTCAAACCTCCTCTCTCTTGCTTGTATGCTTGTCATTGTAGTGGTCTCAAAGGCCGCCGTTGAGCCAAGCCATCCCATCGATGCTGTAAGGCGAAGCAGCTTTCCTAAAGGctttgtttttggttcttcctcttcttcttatcag TATGAAGGTGCTGCTTTCAAGTATGGAAAGGGTGCAAGTATTTGGGATACCTACACTCACCAACATTCAG AGGGAAAACTTAGTGGTGGGGTGAATAAGGAAGGAATTGAATACTACAATAACCTCATCAATGAGCTCCTTGCCCATG GCATTAAACCCTATGTCACACTTTTTCATTGGGATCTTCCCCAAGCTTTACAAGATGAATATCAAGGGTTCATGGATGATCGAATTAT AAATGATTTTCGAGATTATGCTGAACTTTGCTTCGAGGAGTTTGGAGATAGAGTGAAGCATTGGATCACCTTCAACGAACAATACATCTTCATCAAAAATGGTTACGTGTTTGGACATTTTGCGCCTGGGAGATGCTCTTCTTGGCAACCATTTAATTGTCTTGGTGGAGATTCTGCAACTGAACCATACATTGTTGGTCACAATCAAATTCTAGCTCATGCTACCGCGGTCAAAGTTTACAAGACTAAATTTCAG GCACACCAAAAAGGTGAAATTGGCGTCACATTGTATTCGAATTGGTTTGTTCCATATTCCGATGCTAAAGCAGACAAAGAAGCTACGAGTCGAGctcttgatttttctcttgGTTG GTTCTTGCATCCTCTCGTCTATGGAGATTATCCAACCAGCATGAGAACTCTTGTGAAGGAGAGATTGCCTAAATTCACAAACGAACAAAGAATTTTGATCTCAAATTCTTATGATTTTATTGGCATAAACTACTATACAGCTAATTATGCCAAATTCGATCCCAATGCAACTAGTGCAAACACGAGCTATGTGAACGATATTCGCGCCACTCTTACAC GTGATCGTGATGGAGTCTCAATTGGTCCAAAG GTGAATGTCTCGTCTTGGCTTGCAGCTTATCCAgtaggattaaaaaaattgatgatcTTTATAAAGAACGTTTATAAAAATCCGGTTATCTACATCACAGaaaatg GATCGCCCGACTTTTATAGCCTCAAAGTTGATGAACTAATTAAAGACGTTGTTCGAGTAAAATACTTTCATGATCATCTCAAGAATCTACACGAATCAATCAA CGCTGGTGTAAGAGTAAAGGGATACTTTGCATGGTCATTATTGGACGTTTTTGAATGGTCGCGTGGATTTACCATACGCTTCGGTGTCGTCTACATTGATTACAAGAACGGCTTGAAGAGAATCCCTAAAGACTCAGCAAAGTGGTTTCGCAATTTCCTAAGCACCTAA
- the LOC111780501 gene encoding beta-glucosidase 12-like isoform X1 yields the protein MASKHTSNLLSLACMLVIVVVSKAAVEPSHPIDAVRRSSFPKGFVFGSSSSSYQYEGAAFKYGKGASIWDTYTHQHSERIADRSNGDIATNSYHHYKEDVAIMKRIGFDAYRFSISWPRILPKGKLSGGVNKEGIEYYNNLINELLAHGIKPYVTLFHWDLPQALQDEYQGFMDDRIINDFRDYAELCFEEFGDRVKHWITFNEQYIFIKNGYVFGHFAPGRCSSWQPFNCLGGDSATEPYIVGHNQILAHATAVKVYKTKFQAHQKGEIGVTLYSNWFVPYSDAKADKEATSRALDFSLGWFLHPLVYGDYPTSMRTLVKERLPKFTNEQRILISNSYDFIGINYYTANYAKFDPNATSANTSYVNDIRATLTRDRDGVSIGPKVNVSSWLAAYPVGLKKLMIFIKNVYKNPVIYITENGSPDFYSLKVDELIKDVVRVKYFHDHLKNLHESINAGVRVKGYFAWSLLDVFEWSRGFTIRFGVVYIDYKNGLKRIPKDSAKWFRNFLST from the exons ATGGCTTCCAAGCATACCTCAAACCTCCTCTCTCTTGCTTGTATGCTTGTCATTGTAGTGGTCTCAAAGGCCGCCGTTGAGCCAAGCCATCCCATCGATGCTGTAAGGCGAAGCAGCTTTCCTAAAGGctttgtttttggttcttcctcttcttcttatcag TATGAAGGTGCTGCTTTCAAGTATGGAAAGGGTGCAAGTATTTGGGATACCTACACTCACCAACATTCAG AGAGAATTGCGGATCGGAGTAACGGAGATATTGCTACTAATTCGTACCATCATTACAAG GAAGATGTTGCCATTATGAAACGGATAGGTTTTGATGCCTACCGATTCTCGATCAGTTGGCCTAGGATTTTGCCAA AGGGAAAACTTAGTGGTGGGGTGAATAAGGAAGGAATTGAATACTACAATAACCTCATCAATGAGCTCCTTGCCCATG GCATTAAACCCTATGTCACACTTTTTCATTGGGATCTTCCCCAAGCTTTACAAGATGAATATCAAGGGTTCATGGATGATCGAATTAT AAATGATTTTCGAGATTATGCTGAACTTTGCTTCGAGGAGTTTGGAGATAGAGTGAAGCATTGGATCACCTTCAACGAACAATACATCTTCATCAAAAATGGTTACGTGTTTGGACATTTTGCGCCTGGGAGATGCTCTTCTTGGCAACCATTTAATTGTCTTGGTGGAGATTCTGCAACTGAACCATACATTGTTGGTCACAATCAAATTCTAGCTCATGCTACCGCGGTCAAAGTTTACAAGACTAAATTTCAG GCACACCAAAAAGGTGAAATTGGCGTCACATTGTATTCGAATTGGTTTGTTCCATATTCCGATGCTAAAGCAGACAAAGAAGCTACGAGTCGAGctcttgatttttctcttgGTTG GTTCTTGCATCCTCTCGTCTATGGAGATTATCCAACCAGCATGAGAACTCTTGTGAAGGAGAGATTGCCTAAATTCACAAACGAACAAAGAATTTTGATCTCAAATTCTTATGATTTTATTGGCATAAACTACTATACAGCTAATTATGCCAAATTCGATCCCAATGCAACTAGTGCAAACACGAGCTATGTGAACGATATTCGCGCCACTCTTACAC GTGATCGTGATGGAGTCTCAATTGGTCCAAAG GTGAATGTCTCGTCTTGGCTTGCAGCTTATCCAgtaggattaaaaaaattgatgatcTTTATAAAGAACGTTTATAAAAATCCGGTTATCTACATCACAGaaaatg GATCGCCCGACTTTTATAGCCTCAAAGTTGATGAACTAATTAAAGACGTTGTTCGAGTAAAATACTTTCATGATCATCTCAAGAATCTACACGAATCAATCAA CGCTGGTGTAAGAGTAAAGGGATACTTTGCATGGTCATTATTGGACGTTTTTGAATGGTCGCGTGGATTTACCATACGCTTCGGTGTCGTCTACATTGATTACAAGAACGGCTTGAAGAGAATCCCTAAAGACTCAGCAAAGTGGTTTCGCAATTTCCTAAGCACCTAA
- the LOC111780501 gene encoding beta-glucosidase 12-like isoform X2 codes for MASKHTSNLLSLACMLVIVVVSKAAVEPSHPIDAVRRSSFPKGFVFGSSSSSYQYEGAAFKYGKGASIWDTYTHQHSERIADRSNGDIATNSYHHYKEDVAIMKRIEGKLSGGVNKEGIEYYNNLINELLAHGIKPYVTLFHWDLPQALQDEYQGFMDDRIINDFRDYAELCFEEFGDRVKHWITFNEQYIFIKNGYVFGHFAPGRCSSWQPFNCLGGDSATEPYIVGHNQILAHATAVKVYKTKFQAHQKGEIGVTLYSNWFVPYSDAKADKEATSRALDFSLGWFLHPLVYGDYPTSMRTLVKERLPKFTNEQRILISNSYDFIGINYYTANYAKFDPNATSANTSYVNDIRATLTRDRDGVSIGPKVNVSSWLAAYPVGLKKLMIFIKNVYKNPVIYITENGSPDFYSLKVDELIKDVVRVKYFHDHLKNLHESINAGVRVKGYFAWSLLDVFEWSRGFTIRFGVVYIDYKNGLKRIPKDSAKWFRNFLST; via the exons ATGGCTTCCAAGCATACCTCAAACCTCCTCTCTCTTGCTTGTATGCTTGTCATTGTAGTGGTCTCAAAGGCCGCCGTTGAGCCAAGCCATCCCATCGATGCTGTAAGGCGAAGCAGCTTTCCTAAAGGctttgtttttggttcttcctcttcttcttatcag TATGAAGGTGCTGCTTTCAAGTATGGAAAGGGTGCAAGTATTTGGGATACCTACACTCACCAACATTCAG AGAGAATTGCGGATCGGAGTAACGGAGATATTGCTACTAATTCGTACCATCATTACAAG GAAGATGTTGCCATTATGAAACGGATAG AGGGAAAACTTAGTGGTGGGGTGAATAAGGAAGGAATTGAATACTACAATAACCTCATCAATGAGCTCCTTGCCCATG GCATTAAACCCTATGTCACACTTTTTCATTGGGATCTTCCCCAAGCTTTACAAGATGAATATCAAGGGTTCATGGATGATCGAATTAT AAATGATTTTCGAGATTATGCTGAACTTTGCTTCGAGGAGTTTGGAGATAGAGTGAAGCATTGGATCACCTTCAACGAACAATACATCTTCATCAAAAATGGTTACGTGTTTGGACATTTTGCGCCTGGGAGATGCTCTTCTTGGCAACCATTTAATTGTCTTGGTGGAGATTCTGCAACTGAACCATACATTGTTGGTCACAATCAAATTCTAGCTCATGCTACCGCGGTCAAAGTTTACAAGACTAAATTTCAG GCACACCAAAAAGGTGAAATTGGCGTCACATTGTATTCGAATTGGTTTGTTCCATATTCCGATGCTAAAGCAGACAAAGAAGCTACGAGTCGAGctcttgatttttctcttgGTTG GTTCTTGCATCCTCTCGTCTATGGAGATTATCCAACCAGCATGAGAACTCTTGTGAAGGAGAGATTGCCTAAATTCACAAACGAACAAAGAATTTTGATCTCAAATTCTTATGATTTTATTGGCATAAACTACTATACAGCTAATTATGCCAAATTCGATCCCAATGCAACTAGTGCAAACACGAGCTATGTGAACGATATTCGCGCCACTCTTACAC GTGATCGTGATGGAGTCTCAATTGGTCCAAAG GTGAATGTCTCGTCTTGGCTTGCAGCTTATCCAgtaggattaaaaaaattgatgatcTTTATAAAGAACGTTTATAAAAATCCGGTTATCTACATCACAGaaaatg GATCGCCCGACTTTTATAGCCTCAAAGTTGATGAACTAATTAAAGACGTTGTTCGAGTAAAATACTTTCATGATCATCTCAAGAATCTACACGAATCAATCAA CGCTGGTGTAAGAGTAAAGGGATACTTTGCATGGTCATTATTGGACGTTTTTGAATGGTCGCGTGGATTTACCATACGCTTCGGTGTCGTCTACATTGATTACAAGAACGGCTTGAAGAGAATCCCTAAAGACTCAGCAAAGTGGTTTCGCAATTTCCTAAGCACCTAA